The following DNA comes from Desulfonatronovibrio magnus.
TATAAGCTCCTCCCCCGGGCTGCCCGGGACTGAACTTGTGAGTAACTTGAAATAGCCTTGGCGCGTTAGGGATTGCCGCGCTCGAAGACTCGCTCGCAATGACACCTGAGCTGTCAGGGATGTAGTTGCTCAAAACCTGTCACCCGCGAGGGAGCCTAAGCGACCGAAGCAATCTGTATGATAACACCATAATAGTCTGAATTTATTACATATATGATTCCAGTTACTTTGTGAGTTACAGGTAATTCTAGGTGTAGCACGAAAGCTTTTGACTATCAGGACCACAATTAATTATTTTTAAAATACAGGTAAATAAAATTGTCCACAAAATCCATTCCTTTACCTTCTAAAGTCATACATGTCCGATTTGTGAGCAGAGAAAAAAGATTCATCATCAAAGCTATTGCACAAGATCGCCCTGTGACCATGCACACCAATAACTCCGGTTCCATGCTGGGCCTTCTTCGCCCTGAGCGTAGACTTCTGGCATCAGTATCAGATAATCCCAAGAGAAAACTTCCCTATACACTGGAACTGGTAAGAAATGATGATTTCTGGGTAGGAGTCAATACTCAAACCCCTAACAAAATGCTTAAACTATGCTGGAAGAACAGGTTGATACCTGAACTGGAGGAATTTACACACTTCAAGGCAGAAGCAGGTTCAGGACAAAGCAGAATCGATGCGCGCCTTGAAGGCCCTTCCGGAGTTATGTGGATTGAAGCCAAAAATGTTACACTGGTGGAAGATGAACGAGCCTGTTTCCCAGATGCCATAAGCACAAGAGCTGCAAAGCATATGAAGGAGCTCACTTCTCTTGCCCGTTCCGGACACAGGGTGGCCTGTTTTTACCTGGTACAACGCCCTGATTGTAAATGTTTCGGCCCTGCAGATTTTATAGATCCAGAATTTGCCAGGGCCATGTATGATGCAGTAAGTCATGGACTTGAAGTCCTGGCATTCAAGACTGAAATATCTGAAACAGCCATTACCCTGGGTTCGAGGTTATCCCTGAAATGGTAAGCAATCTGGAAAAAATCAAAGGTTTTGCTCTAATTCTTACAGCAGCTGCTTTATGGGGCGGCATTGGACCAGTGGCCAAATCAGCCTT
Coding sequences within:
- the sfsA gene encoding DNA/RNA nuclease SfsA, which encodes MSTKSIPLPSKVIHVRFVSREKRFIIKAIAQDRPVTMHTNNSGSMLGLLRPERRLLASVSDNPKRKLPYTLELVRNDDFWVGVNTQTPNKMLKLCWKNRLIPELEEFTHFKAEAGSGQSRIDARLEGPSGVMWIEAKNVTLVEDERACFPDAISTRAAKHMKELTSLARSGHRVACFYLVQRPDCKCFGPADFIDPEFARAMYDAVSHGLEVLAFKTEISETAITLGSRLSLKW